One genomic region from Enterobacter hormaechei ATCC 49162 encodes:
- the ompC gene encoding porin OmpC codes for MKRKVLAMLVPALLMAGAANAAEMYNKNGNKVDLYGKVDARHTFSDNPGDDGDETYVQVGFKGETQITNELTGYGQWEYKTYANDTEGAGDRSFNRLAYAGLKFGDYGSFDYGRNYGVVYDVEAWTDMLPVFGGDSYTWTDNFMNGRANGLATYRNNDFFGLVDGLNFALQYQGANEDQFAQEDQEGTKNGHKDVRFQNGDGFGMSTSYDFSGDLSGLSLGAAYSSSDRTNAQEGAGRNNAHYAGGKTAEAWTIGAKYDANNVYLAMMYAETRNMTPYGDYGIADQTQNFEAVAQYQFDFGLRPSLAWVYSKGKDMTYPGYAGNPQGQKDDMDLVNYIDVGMTYSFNKNFSTYVDYKINMLDNDERFYEANGISTDDIVGVGMTYQF; via the coding sequence ATGAAAAGAAAAGTTCTGGCAATGCTTGTACCCGCGTTATTAATGGCTGGCGCAGCAAATGCGGCGGAAATGTATAACAAGAATGGCAACAAAGTTGACCTGTACGGTAAGGTTGATGCGCGTCATACCTTCTCCGACAACCCAGGCGACGACGGCGATGAAACCTATGTGCAGGTGGGTTTCAAAGGCGAAACGCAGATCACGAACGAACTGACAGGTTATGGTCAGTGGGAATATAAAACCTACGCTAACGACACCGAAGGCGCAGGGGATAGATCTTTCAACCGTCTGGCATACGCTGGCCTGAAATTTGGCGACTACGGCTCATTTGATTACGGCCGTAATTACGGCGTCGTGTATGACGTAGAAGCCTGGACCGATATGCTGCCGGTATTTGGTGGAGATTCTTACACCTGGACCGATAACTTCATGAACGGTCGTGCTAACGGTCTGGCAACTTACCGTAATAACGATTTCTTCGGTCTGGTCGACGGCCTGAACTTTGCACTGCAATACCAGGGTGCGAATGAAGATCAGTTTGCTCAAGAAGACCAGGAAGGCACGAAAAATGGTCATAAAGACGTACGCTTCCAGAACGGCGACGGCTTCGGCATGTCTACCTCCTATGACTTCTCTGGCGATCTGTCTGGTCTGAGCCTGGGTGCTGCGTACTCTTCTTCTGACCGTACTAACGCACAAGAAGGTGCAGGTCGAAACAATGCACACTATGCTGGCGGTAAAACAGCCGAAGCATGGACCATTGGCGCGAAATATGATGCCAATAACGTCTATCTGGCGATGATGTACGCTGAAACCCGCAACATGACCCCATACGGCGATTATGGTATTGCGGATCAGACTCAGAACTTCGAAGCAGTGGCACAGTATCAGTTCGACTTCGGTCTGCGTCCATCCCTGGCATGGGTTTACTCTAAAGGTAAGGACATGACTTATCCAGGCTACGCTGGCAACCCGCAGGGTCAGAAAGACGACATGGATCTGGTTAACTACATCGACGTGGGCATGACCTACAGCTTCAACAAGAACTTCTCCACCTATGTTGACTACAAAATCAACATGCTGGACAACGATGAACGCTTCTATGAAGCAAACGGTATTTCTACCGATGACATCGTTGGCGTAGGCATGACCTACCAGTTCTAA